The following DNA comes from Acidimicrobiales bacterium.
CCGGTGGTGCAGCCGATCACTCATTCTACAGGGGCTTGGGCCAAGTTCTTCGATACCATACGTTCATCTTCGGTCAATCTCGATGTTTGAGAATGCTTTTCGATGACAAGGTGAGCGGGGTCGGCGGTCGGGTGGCAGGCTCTGGTCATCGGCGGTGACCCCGGATCGGAGGCCCCTGGACGTGTTGTTGCTGCTTGACGGGACCCGCGTAACCCTCAGGCAGATCCAGCCCGACGACGCCGACCGCCTCCGGCGGCTCTTCTATCGCCTGTCGCCCGAGACCGTCTACTGGCGGTTCTTCACTCCCATCCACGTGCCGCGGGAGGGGGTCCTCGAGCACTTCGCGCGGGTCGACCACGAGCGGCGGGAGGCGATCGTCGCCGTCGTCGACGGCGAGGTCGTCGCGGTGGCCCGGTACGACCAGGCCGAGGGGACGTTGGAAGCCGACACGGCCGTGCTCGTCGAGGATGCTTGGCAGGGTCGGGGTCTGGCCAAGGTCCTCCTCAGACACCTGGCCGAGGTCGCCCATCAGCGCGGGATCCGCACCTTCACGGCGCTCATCCTGGGCGAGAACGTCCGGGCCAGG
Coding sequences within:
- a CDS encoding GNAT family N-acetyltransferase, producing MTPDRRPLDVLLLLDGTRVTLRQIQPDDADRLRRLFYRLSPETVYWRFFTPIHVPREGVLEHFARVDHERREAIVAVVDGEVVAVARYDQAEGTLEADTAVLVEDAWQGRGLAKVLLRHLAEVAHQRGIRTFTALILGENVRARQLYSTVFADVDAHLDGAEWHLRISLEGPGAGCR